In one Leptospira levettii genomic region, the following are encoded:
- a CDS encoding esterase/lipase family protein — MFRFMEYLERFWALVSFYLPSHLSIDNNQDKNILIVPGFRAGRFFYARLKSNLDNLGFKVGILSTLRNPSSLEEAIQYLAKQILTAPNEVTLIAHNTGGLLVLILPDEARRKVKRLITLGTPFHGSDRFTNTRFSYWGFESDWVKTNYKNALFFPLFQPLSAIEDFSFPPQESTEFGQGRDLWFDIPGNYNLVRRNENIRTLREFLGTPKDNINITPSPKANPDFAVPKKIEVDFSKYEPAVYKKNKESLAKKKSSSNKELSKPTPKKAKPNQKVKQTPKPKAKPKKKSKR, encoded by the coding sequence ATGTTTCGATTCATGGAATATCTGGAACGATTTTGGGCTCTTGTGTCATTTTACCTGCCTAGTCATTTGTCGATTGATAACAATCAAGATAAAAATATTCTCATTGTGCCTGGGTTTAGAGCTGGTCGTTTTTTTTATGCAAGACTAAAGTCAAATTTAGACAATTTAGGTTTCAAAGTTGGGATTTTGTCTACTTTACGAAACCCCTCTTCATTAGAAGAAGCAATCCAATACTTAGCGAAACAAATTTTAACAGCACCTAACGAAGTCACTTTGATCGCTCATAATACTGGTGGATTATTGGTTTTAATTTTACCTGATGAAGCAAGACGAAAAGTAAAAAGGTTGATCACTCTTGGAACTCCTTTTCATGGATCTGATCGTTTTACCAATACTAGATTTTCGTATTGGGGTTTTGAATCGGATTGGGTAAAAACGAATTATAAAAACGCATTATTTTTTCCACTTTTCCAACCACTCTCTGCCATTGAAGATTTTAGTTTTCCCCCTCAAGAAAGTACTGAGTTTGGACAAGGTCGTGATTTATGGTTTGATATTCCAGGGAATTACAATCTTGTACGCAGGAATGAAAACATCAGAACCTTACGTGAATTTTTAGGAACACCAAAAGATAATATCAATATCACCCCAAGTCCAAAAGCAAATCCTGACTTTGCAGTCCCTAAAAAAATCGAAGTTGATTTTTCTAAATACGAACCTGCTGTTTACAAAAAGAATAAAGAATCCTTAGCGAAAAAGAAATCCTCTTCTAACAAAGAGTTGTCGAAACCGACACCAAAAAAAGCAAAACCAAATCAGAAAGTGAAACAGACTCCAAAACCAAAGGCAAAACCGAAGAAGAAATCCAAACGGTAA
- a CDS encoding chemotaxis protein CheD gives MSIKSKIINVGIADIKVGKDTDVLRTTLGSCIGIVLYDPDQKIGAISHIMLAKDPTGKDMSKFPHKYGETALPILIEMMKKEGSNIGQYSCRIFGGASMFKGINSQFLQNIGEQNILIVKKFMEEKKIPIIVEDVAGNEGRTISLYCDDGRVLLKKAGMEKYLYKVR, from the coding sequence ATGTCTATAAAATCCAAAATCATCAATGTGGGAATTGCTGACATTAAGGTCGGAAAAGATACGGATGTACTCCGGACTACATTGGGTTCCTGCATTGGAATCGTCTTGTATGATCCCGACCAAAAAATTGGTGCCATTTCACACATCATGCTCGCAAAAGATCCAACAGGAAAAGACATGAGTAAGTTTCCTCACAAATACGGAGAAACAGCACTTCCAATTCTCATCGAAATGATGAAAAAGGAAGGATCAAACATTGGGCAATACTCGTGCCGAATTTTTGGTGGTGCTTCCATGTTCAAAGGAATCAATTCCCAATTCTTACAAAATATTGGGGAACAGAATATTCTCATCGTCAAAAAGTTCATGGAAGAGAAAAAAATCCCAATCATTGTGGAAGATGTAGCTGGTAATGAGGGAAGAACCATCAGTCTCTACTGCGATGACGGTCGCGTTTTGCTAAAAAAAGCTGGTATGGAAAAATACCTTTATAAGGTGCGTTAG
- a CDS encoding four-helix bundle copper-binding protein: MNRKELLQKAGMAVAVSGILSTLSAEDHDHSGAMPTAGKSKYAKAMMAAIHCQLSAEVCLSHCITELGKGDKAMAACATSTREVISLCDSFVKLASQNSSFTKKLANLCVEVCEACAKECDKHANHHAVCKECRDSCLACAKELKKV; the protein is encoded by the coding sequence ATGAATCGCAAAGAATTATTACAAAAAGCTGGAATGGCAGTGGCTGTTTCTGGAATTTTATCAACACTTTCCGCAGAAGACCATGACCATTCAGGTGCTATGCCCACAGCTGGAAAATCCAAATATGCAAAAGCAATGATGGCGGCAATCCATTGCCAACTATCAGCGGAAGTATGCCTCAGCCATTGTATCACCGAACTTGGAAAAGGTGATAAAGCGATGGCAGCATGTGCGACTTCTACTCGTGAAGTGATTAGCCTTTGTGACTCGTTTGTGAAACTTGCAAGCCAAAACTCATCATTTACGAAGAAACTAGCAAATTTATGTGTGGAAGTCTGTGAAGCGTGTGCAAAAGAATGTGACAAACATGCCAATCACCATGCAGTTTGCAAAGAATGTAGAGACAGTTGTCTTGCTTGTGCAAAAGAATTAAAAAAAGTCTAA
- a CDS encoding TraB/GumN family protein — translation MRSIKKTTPPRKSTKKGFKTKEPYLFKNIDKTEVHILGTAHISKQSVEEVEKLIQSIKPDVICVELCESRMKSVEDPDYLKKLDIFKVFKERKMWLLLSSLILSSFQKKMGNQDIKPGDEMRKAITLGRSLKKPVLPVDREIQTTLKRSWGNVGFFSKMYLFSALLASLLVREDVSDEKIEEMKSDDILKDLFSQIPKKYESIKNVIIDERDVYLAEKIRVSTLDKKVKKVVAVVGAGHLAGIERNIDLQNDLSVLDEVPKRKLWDSLSLIIYPVFFAGLIGYTTWSQGGEAGLDLFSKLIYIKGGLAALGALIAWAHPISILLAFITAPIGTFVPIFKAGWVSALSESYLRKPLVEDFERIAEDSESFQGFWKNRVLHIFLVFFLPQFGSTIGTFIVAGKGLKNLF, via the coding sequence ATGCGTTCAATCAAAAAAACTACCCCACCAAGAAAATCTACCAAAAAAGGTTTCAAAACAAAAGAACCTTACCTGTTTAAAAACATTGACAAAACAGAAGTCCATATTTTAGGAACTGCCCACATATCCAAACAAAGTGTGGAAGAGGTTGAAAAACTCATCCAAAGTATCAAACCAGATGTCATTTGTGTAGAGTTATGTGAATCACGGATGAAGTCTGTGGAAGACCCAGATTATCTTAAAAAATTAGATATTTTTAAAGTCTTCAAAGAAAGAAAGATGTGGTTATTACTTTCGAGCCTCATCCTTTCCTCGTTTCAGAAAAAAATGGGAAACCAAGACATCAAACCAGGAGATGAAATGCGTAAAGCCATCACTCTTGGACGTTCTCTTAAAAAACCAGTCCTTCCTGTTGACCGAGAAATCCAAACCACTCTCAAACGTTCGTGGGGCAATGTTGGATTTTTTTCTAAGATGTATCTCTTTAGTGCCTTACTTGCGTCATTACTTGTCAGAGAAGATGTAAGTGACGAAAAAATTGAAGAGATGAAATCGGATGATATCCTAAAAGACTTGTTCTCACAAATTCCTAAAAAATATGAATCTATCAAAAATGTAATCATTGATGAAAGAGATGTATACTTAGCTGAAAAAATCCGCGTTTCTACCCTAGATAAAAAGGTAAAAAAAGTAGTAGCAGTTGTGGGAGCAGGCCACCTAGCTGGGATCGAAAGGAATATTGATTTACAAAACGACTTATCTGTGTTAGATGAAGTACCGAAACGAAAACTTTGGGATAGTCTGAGTCTTATCATTTACCCCGTGTTTTTTGCAGGTCTAATCGGTTATACCACTTGGAGCCAAGGTGGAGAAGCGGGTTTGGATTTGTTTTCTAAACTCATCTACATCAAAGGCGGACTTGCTGCTCTCGGAGCACTCATCGCATGGGCTCATCCCATTTCTATTTTACTTGCTTTTATTACGGCACCTATCGGAACCTTTGTTCCTATTTTTAAAGCAGGTTGGGTGAGTGCCTTATCCGAGTCCTATTTACGAAAACCACTTGTAGAAGATTTTGAAAGAATTGCAGAAGATTCAGAAAGTTTTCAAGGGTTTTGGAAAAATCGAGTTTTGCATATCTTTTTGGTTTTTTTCCTCCCCCAATTTGGATCCACAATTGGAACCTTTATTGTCGCAGGAAAAGGCTTGAAGAATTTATTTTAA